One region of Tachysurus fulvidraco isolate hzauxx_2018 chromosome 9, HZAU_PFXX_2.0, whole genome shotgun sequence genomic DNA includes:
- the tent2 gene encoding poly(A) RNA polymerase GLD2 — protein sequence MFPRSPGFPLNQGQVNGLFTHCIVPHNVSKQQTEAHLNIINLHGQPLNVFPHIPKYQWKAAPQMSHTSQNGSRKRKSDGNMQHDLKRQRFGSSHPYGHPAKTGTYSPVPRGEQGQISGFVREVCSPTHSPMRHLVSSKPQCSVPFVREEYSQNSLPSHVIKDKLSQQILDLFHTCEQKVEDLEKKDFCRARLQTDIQRLFPCARIFLAGSSLNGFGSRTSDADLCLVVQERPINQKTDAVYILSLVQKLLYKLSYIERPQLIRAKVPILKFKDRVSGVEFDLNVNNIVGIRNTFLLRTYAYLEKRVRPIILVIKKWAGHHRINDASRGTLSSYSLVLMVLHYLQTLPEPVIPCLQKDYPECFSPVMDIHLVPDGPKSIPPFLSKNQSSLGDLLLGFLKYYATVFRWDKYVISVREAKALPKSNCWEWRSNFLYVEEPFDSSNTARAVHEKMKFDAIKAVFTESWQVLQVRKDLNYILPISQTILKR from the exons ATGTTTCCGAGGTCTCCAGGTTTCCCTCTCAATCAAGGGCAAGTTAATGGGTTATTCACCCATTGCATTGTACCCCATAACGTCTCAAAACAACAAACTGAAGCCCATCTGAACATCATAAA TTTGCATGGCCAACCTTTGAATGTATTCCCTCATATACCAAAATATCAGTGGAAAGCTGCACCACAAATGTCTCACACCAGTCAAAATGGATCCAGAAA GAGGAAAAGTGATGGAAACATGCAGCATGACCTCAAGAGGCAGCGCTTTGGTTCTTCCCATCCATATGGACACCCGGCCAAAACAGGCACTTATAGCCCAGTGCCTCGGGGTGAGCAGGGGCAAATCAGTGGGTTTGTGAGGGAGGTCTGTTCTCCTACTCACTCCCCTATGCGCCATCTGGTCAGCTCTAAACCACAGTGCAGTGTGCCATTTGTCAGAGAGGAATACAGTCAGAATTCCTTGCCATCACACGTAATCAAAGATAAG CTGAGCCAACAGATTCTGGATCTGTTCCACACTTGCGAACAGAAGGTTGAGGACTTGGAGAAGAAGGATTTCTGTCGTGCAAGGTTGCAGACTGACATTCAGAGGCTCTTCCCGT GTGCAAGGATCTTCCTGGCAGGGTCGTCCCTGAACGGTTTCGGTAGTCGAACCAGTGATGCTGATTTATGTCTTGTTGTTCAGGAGCGTCCA ATTAACCAGAAAACAGATGCAGTGTACATACTCAGTCTTGTGCAGAAGCTGTTGTACAAACTGT CTTACATTGAGAGACCTCAGCTCATCCGAGCAAAAGTGCCCATACTGAAGTTCAAGGACAGAGTCAG TGGCGTGGAGTTTGATTTGAACGTTAACAACATTGTGGGAATCAGGAACACTTTCCTACTGCGGACGTACGCATACC TGGAGAAGCGTGTTCGCCCCATCATCCTTGTGATCAAGAAGTGGGCTGGTCATCACAGGATCAACGATGCCAGCCGTGGAACCCTGAGCAGCTACTCACTGGTCCTAATGGTCCTACATTACCTCCAGA ctcTTCCAGAGCCTGTCATTCCTTGTCTTCAAAAGGATTATCCA GAGTGTTTCAGCCCTGTAATGGATATTCATCTAGTACCAGACGGCCCCAAGAGCATTCCTCCATTTCTGTCGAAGAACCAGTCTTCTCTTGGAGACTTGCTCCTCGGCTTCCTGAAATACTATGCCACAGTTTTCAG ATGGGACAAGTACGTCATCTCTGTCCGTGAAGCAAAAGCTCTGCCTAAGTCAAACTGCTGGGAATGGAGAAGCAATTTCCTTTATGTTGAGG AACCGTTTGACAGCTCGAACACAGCAAGAGCAGTTCATGAGAAAATGAAGTTTGATGCCATCAAAGCAGTGTTTACAGAG TCTTGGCAGGTCCTGCAAGTGAGGAAAGATCTGAACTACATTTTACCCATTAGCCAGACAATCCTGAAAAGATAA